A genomic stretch from Microtus pennsylvanicus isolate mMicPen1 chromosome 11, mMicPen1.hap1, whole genome shotgun sequence includes:
- the Srcin1 gene encoding SRC kinase signaling inhibitor 1 isoform X10, which produces MQPWQCLRRFALAWWERTAEGRARSPREEVGPRDPGARGEPGLQRAAGGKPAGLCSLCLKSPDPERSSPPMLSADDAEYPREYRTLGGGGSGGSGGRRFSNVGLVHTSERRHTVIAAQSLEALSGLQKADADRKRDAFMDHLKSKYPQHALALRGQQDRMREQVGGWTVDPVCLLSSLCSHLHGDSTPSGAGQPAQQPNYWSFKTRSSRHTQGAQPGLADQAAKLSYASAESLETMSEAELPLGFSRMNRFRQSLPLSRSASQTKLRSPGVLFLQFGEETRRVHITHEVSSLDTLHALIAHMFPQKLTMGMLKSPNTAILIKDEARNIFYELEDVRDIQDRSIIKIYRKEPLYAAFPGSHLTNGDLRREMVYASRESSPTRRLNNLSPASHLASSSPPPGLPSGLPSGLPSGLPSGSPSRSRLSYAGGRPPSYAGSPVHHAAERLGGAPTSQGVSPSPSAILERRDVKPDEDLAGKAGGMVLVKGEGLYADPYGLLHEGRLSLAAAAGDPFAYPGAGGLYKRGSVRSLSTYSAAALQSDLEDSLYKAGAGGPLYGDGYGFRLPPSSPQKLADVSAPSGGPPPPHSPYSGPPSRGSPVRQSFRKDSGSSSVFAESPGGKARSTGSASTAGAPPSELFPGPGERSLVGFGPPVPAKDTETRERMEAMEKQIASLTGLVQSALLRGSEPETPSEKIEGSNGAATPSAPCGSGSRSSGATPVSGPPPPSASSTPAGQPTAVSRLQMQLHLRGLQNSASDLRGQLQQLRKLQLQNQESVRALLKRTEAELSMRVSEAARRQEDPLQRQRTLVEEERLRYLNDEELITQQLNDLEKSVEKIQRDVTHNHRLVPGPELEEKALVLKQLGETLTELKAHFPGLQSKMRVVLRVEVEAVKFLKEEPQRLDGLLKRCRGVTDTLAQIRRQVDEGVWPPPNNLLNQSPKKVAAETDFSKGLDFEIPPPSPPLNLHELSGPAEGAPLTPKSSNPTKGLDAPGKRSADKAVSVEAAERDWEEKRAALTQYSAKDINRLLEETQAELLKAIPDLDCASKAHPGPTPTPDHKPPKAPHGQKAAPRTEPSGRRGSDELTVPRYRTEKPSKSPPPPPPRRSFPSSHGLTTTRTGEVVVTSKKDSAFIKKAESEELEVQKPQVKLRRAVSEVARPASTPPIMASAIKDEDDEERIIAELEVFERSSVSSLPPTPRRQPIPTLLSPQDLGSPGGSALSSPWKSGGGTVPPMKVVTPGASRLKATQGPAGSPDKGKHSKQRAEYMRIQAQQQ; this is translated from the exons ATCCGGAGCGGAGCAGCCCCCCCATGCTGTCTGCCGACGATGCCGAGTACCCTCGGGAATACCGGaccctggggggtgggggcagcgGAGGCAGCGGGGGCCGGCGCTTCTCCAATGTGGGGCTGGTGCACACCTCCGAGCGGAGGCACACGGTGATTGCTGCCCAGAGCCTGGAGGCGCTCAGCGGGCTCCAGAAGGCGGATGCTGACCGCAAGCGAGATGCGTTCATGGACCATCTGAAGAGCAAGTACCCCCAGCATGCCCTGGCCCTGCGAGGTCAGCAGGACAGGATGCGGGAGCAG GTCGGCGGCTGGACCGTGGACCCTGTGTGCCTCCTCAGCTCCCTCTGTTCCCACCTCCACGGCGATTCCACCCCCTCCGGGGCTGGCCAGCCTGCCCAG CAACCAAACTACTGGAGTTTCAAG ACCCGCAGCTCGCGCCATACTCAGGGAGCCCAGCCAGGGCTGGCAGACCAGGCAGCCAAGCTGTCCTACGCCTCGGCTGAGTCGCTGGAGACCATGTCCGAGGCCGAGCTGCCCCTGGGCTTCAGCAGGATGAACCGCTTCCGACAGAGCTTGCCTCTCTCCCGCTCTGCCAGCCAGACCAAGCTGCGCTCACCAG GGGTCCTGTTCCTGCAATTCGGGGAGGAGACCCGACGCGTACACATCACGCATGAGGTCAGCAGTCTGGACACGCTACACGCACTCATCGCGCACATGTTCCCGCAGAAGCTCACCATGGGCATGCTTAAGTCGCCCAACACCGCCATCCTCATCAAAGACGAAGCTCGGAACATCTTCTACGAGCTGGAGGACGTCCG GGATATCCAGGACCGCAGTATTATTAAGATCTACAGGAAGGAGCCACTGTATGCTGCTTTTCCTGGCTCACACCTCACTAACGGGGACCTGCGG AGAGAGATGGTGTACGCGTCGCGGGAGTCGTCGCCCACGCGCCGCCTCAACAACCTGTCGCCAGCATCGCACCTAGCATCTAGCTCGCCACCTCCAGGGCTCCCATCCGGTCTGCCGTCAGGCCTGCCGTCCGGCCTGCCGTCGGGCTCACCCTCGCGCTCACGCCTTTCCTATGCTGGGGGCCGCCCGCCCTCTTATGCCGGCAGTCCGGTGCACCACGCGGCTGAGCGACTGGGAGGTGCCCCGACCAGCCAGGGcgtgagccccagccccagcgcCATCCTGGAGCGGCGCGACGTGAAGCCGGACGAGGACCTGGCAGGCAAAGCGGGCGGCATGGTGCTGGTGAAGGGCGAGGGCCTCTATGCAGATCCCTACGGGCTTCTGCACGAGGGCCGCCTGAGCCTGGCCGCTGCGGCGGGGGACCCGTTCGCATACCCGGGCGCAGGTGGCTTGTACAAGAGGGGCTCGGTGCGCTCGCTCAGCACCTACTCTGCCGCCGCCCTGCAGTCCGACCTGGAGGACTCGCTGTATAAGGCAGGCGCTGGCGGCCCTCTCTACGGCGATGGTTACGGCTTCCGCCTGCCGCCTTCGTCCCCGCAGAAGCTGGCCGACGTGTCGGCACCCTCTGGGGGACCCCCGCCCCCGCACAGCCCCTACTCGGGGCCGCCCAGCCGTGGCTCGCCCGTGCGCCAGTCCTTCCGCAAAGACTCAGGCTCCTCGTCGGTCTTTGCCGAGAGTCCCGGAGGCAAGGCCCGCAGCACTGGGAGCGCCTCAACGGCCGGAGCACCACCTTCCGAGCTTTTCCCTGGACCTGGGGAGCGCTCTCTAGTAGGATTCGGGCCGCCGGTGCCAGCCAAGGACACAGAGACCAG GGAACGcatggaggccatggagaagCAGATCGCTAGCCTCACAGGGCTGGTGCAGAGCGCCCTCCTGCGAGGCTCAGAGCCCGAGACCCCAAG TGAGAAGATTGAAGGCTCCAATGGAGCAGCCACCCCCTCAGCAC CGTGCGGATCGGGTAGTCGGAGCAGCGGGGCCACTCCAGTGTCGGGCCCTCCCCCACCCTCGGCCAGCAGCACCCCTGCAGGGCAGCCCACTGCTGTCAGCCGGCTGCAGATGCAGCTGCATTTGCGGGGCCTACAGAACAGCGCTAGTGACCTGCGTGGCCAGCTTCAGCAGTTGCGCAAGCTCCAG CTCCAGAACCAGGAATCAGTACGCGCGTTGCTGAAGCGCACCGAGGCGGAGTTGAGCATGCGTGTGTCGGAGGCGGCGCGGCGGCAGGAGGACCCGCTGCAGCGGCAGCGCACCCTGGTGGAGGAGGAGCGGTTGCGCTACCTCAATGACGAGGAGCTCATTACTCAGCAGCTCAA TGACCTAGAGAAGTCAGTGGAGAAGATCCAGAGGGATGTGACCCATAACCACCGGCTGGTACCCGGTCCTGAACTGGAAGAGAAGGCGCTGGTGCTGAAGCAGCTTGGGGAGACGCTAACAGAGCTCAAGG CTCATTTCCCAGGCCTGCAGAGTAAGATGCGCGTCGTGCTGCGGGTAGAGGTGGAAGCAGTGAAGTTCCTGAAGGAGGAACCTCAGCGCCTTGATGGACTTCTCAAGCGCTGCCGGGGGGTCACTGACACGCTGGCCCAGATCCGCAG GCAAGTGGATGAGGGTGTGTGGCCACCCCCCAACAATCTCCTGAACCAGTCTCCCAAGAAAGTGGCAGCTGAAACAGACTTCAGCAAAGGCTTGGACTTTGAAATACCACCCCCCAGCCCTCCGCTGAATCTCCATGAGCTGAGTGGGCCTGCCGAAGGAGCCCCTCTTACCCCAAAGAGCAGTAACCCCACCAAAGGCCTGGATGCTCCCGGCAAGAGAAGCGCGGACAAAGCAGTGTCTGTTGAG GCTGCGGAGAGAGACTGGGAAGAGAAGCGGGCAGCTCTAACCCAGTACAGTGCCAAGGACATCAACCGGCTGCTGGAGGAGACACAGGCTGAGCTGCTCAAGGCCATCCCGGACCTGGACTGTGCCAGCAAAGCCCACCCAggacccacccccaccccagaccaCAAGCCCCCCAAGGCGCCCCATGGTCAGAAGGCAGCCCCCCGGACAGAGCCCAGTGGGAGAAGAGGTTCAG ATGAGCTCACGGTGCCCAGATACCGCACAGAGAAGCCCTCCAAGTCGCCCCCGCCACCCCCTCCCCGCCGGAGTTTCCCTTCCTCCCACGGCCTGACCACCACACGCACCGGAGAGGTGGTGGTCACCAGCAAGAAAGACTCAGCCTTCATCAAG AAGGCTGAGTCCGAGGAGCTGGAGGTCCAGAAGCCCCAGGTGAAGCTCCGCCGGGCCGTGTCTGAGGTGGCCCGCCCTGCTTCCACGCCACCCATCATGGCCTCTGCCATCAAGGATGAGGACGATGAGGAGCGCATCATCGCTGAGCTGGAG GTCTTTGAAAGAAGTTCAGTATCTTCCCTTCCCCCTACGCCCCGTCGCCAGCCGATCCCCACCTTGCTGTCCCCCCAGGACCTGGGGTCCCCTGGGGGCTCAGCTCTGAGCTCCCCATGGAAG aGTGGTGGTGGCACCGTGCCACCCATGAAGGTTGTGACTCCAGGAGCCTCTCGGCTGAAGGCAACCCAGGGCCCAGCAGGCAGCCCCGACAAAGGCAAGCACAGCAAGCAAAGGGCGGAGTACATGAGGATCCAGGCCCAGCAGCAG
- the Srcin1 gene encoding SRC kinase signaling inhibitor 1 isoform X4: MQPWQCLRRFALAWWERTAEGRARSPREEVGPRDPGARGEPGLQRAAGGKPAGLCSLCLKSPDPERSSPPMLSADDAEYPREYRTLGGGGSGGSGGRRFSNVGLVHTSERRHTVIAAQSLEALSGLQKADADRKRDAFMDHLKSKYPQHALALRGQQDRMREQQPNYWSFKTRSSRHTQGAQPGLADQAAKLSYASAESLETMSEAELPLGFSRMNRFRQSLPLSRSASQTKLRSPGVLFLQFGEETRRVHITHEVSSLDTLHALIAHMFPQKLTMGMLKSPNTAILIKDEARNIFYELEDVRDIQDRSIIKIYRKEPLYAAFPGSHLTNGDLRREMVYASRESSPTRRLNNLSPASHLASSSPPPGLPSGLPSGLPSGLPSGSPSRSRLSYAGGRPPSYAGSPVHHAAERLGGAPTSQGVSPSPSAILERRDVKPDEDLAGKAGGMVLVKGEGLYADPYGLLHEGRLSLAAAAGDPFAYPGAGGLYKRGSVRSLSTYSAAALQSDLEDSLYKAGAGGPLYGDGYGFRLPPSSPQKLADVSAPSGGPPPPHSPYSGPPSRGSPVRQSFRKDSGSSSVFAESPGGKARSTGSASTAGAPPSELFPGPGERSLVGFGPPVPAKDTETRERMEAMEKQIASLTGLVQSALLRGSEPETPSEKIEGSNGAATPSAPCGSGSRSSGATPVSGPPPPSASSTPAGQPTAVSRLQMQLHLRGLQNSASDLRGQLQQLRKLQLQNQESVRALLKRTEAELSMRVSEAARRQEDPLQRQRTLVEEERLRYLNDEELITQQLNDLEKSVEKIQRDVTHNHRLVPGPELEEKALVLKQLGETLTELKAHFPGLQSKMRVVLRVEVEAVKFLKEEPQRLDGLLKRCRGVTDTLAQIRRQVDEGVWPPPNNLLNQSPKKVAAETDFSKGLDFEIPPPSPPLNLHELSGPAEGAPLTPKSSNPTKGLDAPGKRSADKAVSVEAAERDWEEKRAALTQYSAKDINRLLEETQAELLKAIPDLDCASKAHPGPTPTPDHKPPKAPHGQKAAPRTEPSGRRGSDELTVPRYRTEKPSKSPPPPPPRRSFPSSHGLTTTRTGEVVVTSKKDSAFIKKAESEELEVQKPQVKLRRAVSEVARPASTPPIMASAIKDEDDEERIIAELEAASGPRVLCIPQIILTECTSGSPSLPESSLEELGPRTVPTPRPRTLVSSRRACHGPQALLGLAAEVLWSSSLSRKEPTILWSPDNAEAGVLCPWGPSLDETQPAETHSEETPQNSECDSQACSRGQQAVGSGHPVQDATPLRMDSLEETLQELEATLSEMGANTTMPCPSIPQSPPSSPQVAASPSFLPPSCSIQSLGLQSGESGATEARPPPSPPLSLFQPTSLWEPCFQARAYGQSQGRPGSRLTQDSALLFGHESGGLWPCLLSVNQGIKLSPLLHPFLPLLSLTLSVAVTSLIVRLWVPRVSLGRAVIRGRVMGPDVPIYGVKSHLLPSALGVVRTWGCSLIRDPQFQLSPGNRKVLAGN, from the exons ATCCGGAGCGGAGCAGCCCCCCCATGCTGTCTGCCGACGATGCCGAGTACCCTCGGGAATACCGGaccctggggggtgggggcagcgGAGGCAGCGGGGGCCGGCGCTTCTCCAATGTGGGGCTGGTGCACACCTCCGAGCGGAGGCACACGGTGATTGCTGCCCAGAGCCTGGAGGCGCTCAGCGGGCTCCAGAAGGCGGATGCTGACCGCAAGCGAGATGCGTTCATGGACCATCTGAAGAGCAAGTACCCCCAGCATGCCCTGGCCCTGCGAGGTCAGCAGGACAGGATGCGGGAGCAG CAACCAAACTACTGGAGTTTCAAG ACCCGCAGCTCGCGCCATACTCAGGGAGCCCAGCCAGGGCTGGCAGACCAGGCAGCCAAGCTGTCCTACGCCTCGGCTGAGTCGCTGGAGACCATGTCCGAGGCCGAGCTGCCCCTGGGCTTCAGCAGGATGAACCGCTTCCGACAGAGCTTGCCTCTCTCCCGCTCTGCCAGCCAGACCAAGCTGCGCTCACCAG GGGTCCTGTTCCTGCAATTCGGGGAGGAGACCCGACGCGTACACATCACGCATGAGGTCAGCAGTCTGGACACGCTACACGCACTCATCGCGCACATGTTCCCGCAGAAGCTCACCATGGGCATGCTTAAGTCGCCCAACACCGCCATCCTCATCAAAGACGAAGCTCGGAACATCTTCTACGAGCTGGAGGACGTCCG GGATATCCAGGACCGCAGTATTATTAAGATCTACAGGAAGGAGCCACTGTATGCTGCTTTTCCTGGCTCACACCTCACTAACGGGGACCTGCGG AGAGAGATGGTGTACGCGTCGCGGGAGTCGTCGCCCACGCGCCGCCTCAACAACCTGTCGCCAGCATCGCACCTAGCATCTAGCTCGCCACCTCCAGGGCTCCCATCCGGTCTGCCGTCAGGCCTGCCGTCCGGCCTGCCGTCGGGCTCACCCTCGCGCTCACGCCTTTCCTATGCTGGGGGCCGCCCGCCCTCTTATGCCGGCAGTCCGGTGCACCACGCGGCTGAGCGACTGGGAGGTGCCCCGACCAGCCAGGGcgtgagccccagccccagcgcCATCCTGGAGCGGCGCGACGTGAAGCCGGACGAGGACCTGGCAGGCAAAGCGGGCGGCATGGTGCTGGTGAAGGGCGAGGGCCTCTATGCAGATCCCTACGGGCTTCTGCACGAGGGCCGCCTGAGCCTGGCCGCTGCGGCGGGGGACCCGTTCGCATACCCGGGCGCAGGTGGCTTGTACAAGAGGGGCTCGGTGCGCTCGCTCAGCACCTACTCTGCCGCCGCCCTGCAGTCCGACCTGGAGGACTCGCTGTATAAGGCAGGCGCTGGCGGCCCTCTCTACGGCGATGGTTACGGCTTCCGCCTGCCGCCTTCGTCCCCGCAGAAGCTGGCCGACGTGTCGGCACCCTCTGGGGGACCCCCGCCCCCGCACAGCCCCTACTCGGGGCCGCCCAGCCGTGGCTCGCCCGTGCGCCAGTCCTTCCGCAAAGACTCAGGCTCCTCGTCGGTCTTTGCCGAGAGTCCCGGAGGCAAGGCCCGCAGCACTGGGAGCGCCTCAACGGCCGGAGCACCACCTTCCGAGCTTTTCCCTGGACCTGGGGAGCGCTCTCTAGTAGGATTCGGGCCGCCGGTGCCAGCCAAGGACACAGAGACCAG GGAACGcatggaggccatggagaagCAGATCGCTAGCCTCACAGGGCTGGTGCAGAGCGCCCTCCTGCGAGGCTCAGAGCCCGAGACCCCAAG TGAGAAGATTGAAGGCTCCAATGGAGCAGCCACCCCCTCAGCAC CGTGCGGATCGGGTAGTCGGAGCAGCGGGGCCACTCCAGTGTCGGGCCCTCCCCCACCCTCGGCCAGCAGCACCCCTGCAGGGCAGCCCACTGCTGTCAGCCGGCTGCAGATGCAGCTGCATTTGCGGGGCCTACAGAACAGCGCTAGTGACCTGCGTGGCCAGCTTCAGCAGTTGCGCAAGCTCCAG CTCCAGAACCAGGAATCAGTACGCGCGTTGCTGAAGCGCACCGAGGCGGAGTTGAGCATGCGTGTGTCGGAGGCGGCGCGGCGGCAGGAGGACCCGCTGCAGCGGCAGCGCACCCTGGTGGAGGAGGAGCGGTTGCGCTACCTCAATGACGAGGAGCTCATTACTCAGCAGCTCAA TGACCTAGAGAAGTCAGTGGAGAAGATCCAGAGGGATGTGACCCATAACCACCGGCTGGTACCCGGTCCTGAACTGGAAGAGAAGGCGCTGGTGCTGAAGCAGCTTGGGGAGACGCTAACAGAGCTCAAGG CTCATTTCCCAGGCCTGCAGAGTAAGATGCGCGTCGTGCTGCGGGTAGAGGTGGAAGCAGTGAAGTTCCTGAAGGAGGAACCTCAGCGCCTTGATGGACTTCTCAAGCGCTGCCGGGGGGTCACTGACACGCTGGCCCAGATCCGCAG GCAAGTGGATGAGGGTGTGTGGCCACCCCCCAACAATCTCCTGAACCAGTCTCCCAAGAAAGTGGCAGCTGAAACAGACTTCAGCAAAGGCTTGGACTTTGAAATACCACCCCCCAGCCCTCCGCTGAATCTCCATGAGCTGAGTGGGCCTGCCGAAGGAGCCCCTCTTACCCCAAAGAGCAGTAACCCCACCAAAGGCCTGGATGCTCCCGGCAAGAGAAGCGCGGACAAAGCAGTGTCTGTTGAG GCTGCGGAGAGAGACTGGGAAGAGAAGCGGGCAGCTCTAACCCAGTACAGTGCCAAGGACATCAACCGGCTGCTGGAGGAGACACAGGCTGAGCTGCTCAAGGCCATCCCGGACCTGGACTGTGCCAGCAAAGCCCACCCAggacccacccccaccccagaccaCAAGCCCCCCAAGGCGCCCCATGGTCAGAAGGCAGCCCCCCGGACAGAGCCCAGTGGGAGAAGAGGTTCAG ATGAGCTCACGGTGCCCAGATACCGCACAGAGAAGCCCTCCAAGTCGCCCCCGCCACCCCCTCCCCGCCGGAGTTTCCCTTCCTCCCACGGCCTGACCACCACACGCACCGGAGAGGTGGTGGTCACCAGCAAGAAAGACTCAGCCTTCATCAAG AAGGCTGAGTCCGAGGAGCTGGAGGTCCAGAAGCCCCAGGTGAAGCTCCGCCGGGCCGTGTCTGAGGTGGCCCGCCCTGCTTCCACGCCACCCATCATGGCCTCTGCCATCAAGGATGAGGACGATGAGGAGCGCATCATCGCTGAGCTGGAG GCTGCCTCAGGTCCCAGGGTTCTCTGTATCCCTCAGATCATCTTGACAGAATGCACTTCCGGCTCTCCCTCTCTGCCAGAGAGCAGCTTAGAGGAACTGGGCCCCAGGACAGTCCCCACACCAAGACCCCGGACCTTGGTCAGCAGCAGAAGGGCTTGCCATGGCCCACAGGCCTTGCTGGGACTAGCTGCTGAGGTACTCTGGAGCAGCTCACTGTCCAGAAAGGAACCGACAATTCTATGGAGCCCAGACAATGCAGAAGCCGGAGTTCTCTGTCCTTGGGGACCATCGCTAGATGAGACACAGCCTGCTGAGACCCACTCAGAGGAGACCCCTCAAAACTCTGAATGTGACAGTCAAGCTTGTAGTAGGGGACAACAGGCCGTCGGCTCAGGCCACCCAGTACAGGATGCTACCCCACTGCGTATGGACAGTCTGGAGGAGACGCTCCAGGAGCTAGAAGCCACCCTGAGCGAGATGGGCGCCAACACCACTATGCCGTGTCCAAGCATCCCCCAGTCCCCACCCTCATCCCCTCAGGTGGCTgcctccccttctttcctgccGCCTTCCTGCTCCATCCAGTCTCTGGGCCTGCAGAGTGGAGAGAGTGGAGCCACAGAAGCTCGGCCGCCTCCATCACCCCCACTGTCTTTGTTTCAGCCTACCTCCCTCTGGGAGCCCTGTTTCCAGGCCAGGGCCTATGGGCAGAGCCAGGGGCGGCCGGGAAGCCGGCTCACCCAGGACTCAGCTCTGCTGTTTGGGCATGAATCAGGAGGGCTCTGGCCCTGCCTGCTCTCTGTGAACCAGGGAATAaagctttctcctcttctccacccctttctccccctcctgtctctgactctttctgtcGCTGTCACTTCACTGATCGTGCGCCTCTGGGTCCCCAGAGTCTCTCTGGGAAGGGCTGTTATACGGGGGAGGGTCATGGGGCCAGATGTGCCCATCTATGGGGTGAAATCTCACCTCTTGCCTTCTGCTCTAGGCGTGGTGCGGACCTGGGGATGCTCTCTTATTAGAGACCCCCAATTCCAACTGTCTCCTGGGAACAGGAAGGTGTTGGCTGGGAATTGA